A part of Limihaloglobus sulfuriphilus genomic DNA contains:
- a CDS encoding ammonium transporter, which translates to MKLIKYLLFILLLLGPAALAQEPAPAGYEAAIEAMKSELQNNLNIVWTCVAAFLVFFMQAGFAMVEAGFTRAKNAVNILMKNLMDFSIGSLAFFFIGFGLMFGASNGLFGTTDFMISDVVKNGESASWNYTFLIFQTVFAGTAATIVSGAMAGRTKFKSYIVYSVLICSFIYPIFGSWAWGGLHNGGGWLEDIMGTALTDFAGSTVVHSIGGWLALAGAIVLGPRLGKYGPDGRAKAIPGHNITLAALGVFILWFGWFGFNPGSTTLGDGEIGRVAVTTNLAAATGAITAMIVSWFIGKKPDASMSLNGGLAGLVAITAGCYTVTPMGSVIIGGLAGIIVVLSVIFIDTKLKIDDPVGAVSVHGVCGAFGTLMCGLFNAEAYTCGGDSTGLFYGGGINQLMVQIIGVAAGFAWAFIIGLIMFFAIKSVFGLRASAEEEIKGLDITEHGMEAYAGFQVFNS; encoded by the coding sequence ATGAAACTAATCAAATACTTACTGTTTATCCTGCTTCTGCTGGGGCCCGCCGCCCTTGCCCAGGAGCCTGCCCCGGCAGGGTATGAGGCGGCAATTGAGGCGATGAAGTCAGAGCTTCAGAACAACCTTAACATTGTATGGACATGCGTGGCGGCTTTTCTGGTATTCTTCATGCAGGCCGGTTTCGCCATGGTTGAGGCAGGTTTTACAAGAGCAAAGAATGCGGTAAACATTCTCATGAAGAACCTGATGGACTTCTCTATAGGCTCTCTGGCGTTTTTCTTTATAGGATTCGGCCTGATGTTCGGTGCCTCGAACGGCCTTTTCGGGACAACAGACTTTATGATCAGCGATGTGGTAAAAAACGGCGAAAGTGCTTCGTGGAACTACACTTTCCTTATATTTCAGACCGTATTTGCCGGCACCGCGGCGACTATCGTATCCGGCGCAATGGCAGGACGCACCAAATTCAAATCATACATAGTTTACAGCGTGCTGATCTGCTCATTCATCTATCCGATTTTCGGCTCATGGGCCTGGGGCGGACTCCACAACGGCGGCGGCTGGCTCGAGGACATCATGGGAACGGCACTGACAGACTTTGCCGGCTCGACCGTCGTCCATTCAATCGGCGGCTGGCTGGCACTTGCCGGAGCTATAGTTCTTGGCCCGCGCCTTGGCAAATACGGCCCTGACGGCAGAGCAAAGGCGATTCCAGGACACAACATAACACTGGCGGCGCTTGGCGTGTTTATCCTCTGGTTCGGCTGGTTCGGGTTCAACCCGGGCTCAACCACACTCGGTGACGGTGAGATCGGCCGCGTAGCAGTGACCACGAACCTTGCCGCAGCGACCGGAGCCATCACAGCTATGATCGTATCGTGGTTTATCGGAAAAAAACCGGATGCATCTATGTCGCTCAACGGCGGGCTGGCAGGACTTGTAGCCATAACCGCGGGATGCTACACTGTAACCCCGATGGGCTCTGTCATTATCGGCGGGCTTGCGGGCATAATTGTTGTCTTGAGCGTAATCTTTATAGATACCAAACTCAAAATCGACGACCCGGTTGGTGCGGTTTCCGTACACGGCGTATGCGGGGCGTTCGGCACCTTGATGTGCGGGCTTTTCAACGCCGAGGCATACACCTGCGGGGGCGATTCCACAGGACTGTTTTACGGCGGCGGAATCAACCAGCTGATGGTACAGATAATCGGAGTTGCCGCGGGATTTGCCTGGGCATTCATCATCGGCCTGATAATGTTCTTTGCTATAAAATCTGTCTTCGGGCTCAGAGCCTCTGCAGAGGAAGAAATCAAAGGACTCGACATTACAGAACACGGAATGGAAGCCTATGCGGGATTCCAGGTGTTCAACTCCTGA
- a CDS encoding P-II family nitrogen regulator, with amino-acid sequence MKLIIAYIQPHKLEEVKKALAEANVAKMSVTNSLGCGAQAGYHESYRGVEFDVNLLKKIRLEIAVNEEYAKKTIETIVNSAKTGNIGDGKIFVLPLEECIRIRTGETGHDAIG; translated from the coding sequence ATGAAACTAATAATAGCTTACATACAGCCGCACAAGCTCGAAGAGGTAAAAAAAGCTCTCGCCGAGGCAAATGTGGCCAAGATGAGTGTGACAAACTCGCTTGGATGCGGAGCGCAGGCAGGCTACCACGAGAGCTACCGCGGCGTAGAATTTGATGTTAATCTTTTGAAAAAGATTCGACTTGAAATAGCCGTAAACGAAGAGTACGCCAAAAAGACAATAGAAACTATTGTTAATTCCGCAAAGACCGGCAATATCGGCGACGGAAAGATATTTGTATTACCTCTCGAGGAATGCATCAGGATCAGAACTGGCGAGACCGGTCATGACGCGATCGGATAA
- a CDS encoding ammonium transporter — MKEGKQSSARIGFMLIALTAILTMNGNALAGEEIPGSDLGSVIRGIDTLWVLLGAFLVFFMQAGFGMIEAGFIRAKNTCNILTKNFLDFCMASIGFFIMGYAIMFGTGNAFMGFEGWFLINAESGADIPMFAFWLFQAAFCGAAATIVAGGMAERMKFVAYIVYSFIISALIYPIVGHWIWGGGWLAGMGFADFAGSAVVHTVGGVAALVGTYILKPRNGKYSLDGKPNAIPAHSIPLASLGLFILWFGWFGFNSCSSLSVGNGDLIARVAINTNIAAAAGGIAAITTVWKRFGKPDLSMGMNGSLAGLVSITAPCAFVDPWAAIVIGVIGGVLVVFGVELLDKLQIDDPVGAFPVHGIGGIFGTLAVGIFGKPELGIEGFLYTGNPMQLGTQLIGIIAVVIFIAFSMGLVFKVIDKTIGLRASETEELRGLDICEHGMESYGGFQIFS; from the coding sequence ATGAAGGAAGGAAAACAATCCTCCGCCCGTATAGGTTTTATGCTGATAGCTTTAACAGCAATCCTGACAATGAACGGCAACGCCCTGGCAGGCGAAGAAATCCCGGGATCTGATCTCGGTTCAGTAATCCGGGGCATTGACACTCTCTGGGTGCTTCTTGGAGCGTTTCTGGTCTTCTTCATGCAGGCAGGTTTCGGCATGATTGAAGCCGGCTTTATTCGCGCAAAAAACACATGCAACATACTTACCAAAAACTTCCTTGACTTCTGCATGGCCTCAATCGGCTTTTTCATAATGGGTTACGCCATCATGTTCGGAACGGGAAACGCTTTTATGGGCTTCGAAGGATGGTTTTTGATAAACGCTGAATCGGGAGCTGATATACCAATGTTCGCATTCTGGCTTTTCCAGGCAGCATTCTGCGGTGCGGCGGCAACGATTGTAGCAGGAGGAATGGCTGAAAGGATGAAGTTTGTTGCCTACATCGTTTATTCATTCATTATCTCGGCACTTATCTATCCCATAGTAGGGCACTGGATATGGGGCGGCGGTTGGCTGGCAGGGATGGGGTTTGCCGATTTCGCCGGATCAGCTGTTGTTCACACGGTCGGAGGAGTCGCAGCTCTGGTCGGCACCTACATACTAAAACCCCGTAACGGCAAATACAGCCTCGATGGCAAACCAAACGCAATACCCGCACACAGCATCCCTCTTGCATCCCTTGGCCTTTTTATACTGTGGTTTGGCTGGTTCGGTTTTAATTCCTGTTCGAGTCTCTCTGTCGGCAATGGCGACCTTATCGCGCGTGTCGCGATTAACACTAACATAGCGGCAGCGGCCGGCGGTATCGCCGCGATCACAACGGTATGGAAGCGGTTCGGAAAACCTGACCTGTCTATGGGAATGAACGGCTCTCTTGCCGGCCTTGTTTCAATAACAGCACCGTGTGCTTTTGTTGACCCATGGGCCGCTATAGTTATCGGAGTAATCGGCGGCGTATTAGTTGTATTTGGTGTTGAACTGCTTGATAAACTGCAGATTGATGATCCGGTCGGAGCGTTCCCTGTGCACGGCATAGGCGGCATATTCGGCACACTCGCAGTAGGAATCTTTGGCAAACCTGAGCTTGGAATCGAGGGCTTTTTATACACCGGAAATCCTATGCAGCTTGGCACACAGCTGATAGGTATCATCGCAGTAGTTATATTCATTGCTTTTTCCATGGGACTGGTGTTTAAAGTCATTGACAAGACCATAGGACTAAGAGCAAGCGAAACAGAGGAGCTTCGAGGCCTGGACATTTGTGAACATGGAATGGAATCTTATGGCGGGTTCCAGATTTTCAGTTAG
- a CDS encoding P-II family nitrogen regulator has translation MKLIIAYIQPHRLENVKKCLAEQDVAKMSVTNSLGCGAQAGYHESYRGVQFDVNLLKKVRIEIAVNDEFVKKTIDAIIKGAKTGNIGDGKIFIINLEECIRIRTGETGNDAIG, from the coding sequence ATGAAATTAATTATAGCATATATTCAGCCTCACAGGCTTGAAAATGTAAAAAAATGCCTCGCTGAGCAAGACGTTGCAAAGATGAGTGTTACTAACTCGCTGGGATGCGGAGCTCAGGCAGGCTATCACGAAAGCTACAGGGGCGTCCAGTTCGACGTAAACCTGCTGAAAAAAGTGCGTATTGAAATAGCCGTTAACGATGAATTCGTAAAAAAGACCATAGACGCTATTATCAAAGGCGCCAAAACCGGAAACATAGGCGACGGCAAGATTTTTATCATCAACCTCGAAGAATGTATCCGCATTAGAACCGGCGAAACCGGAAACGACGCGATAGGCTGA
- a CDS encoding hemolysin family protein: protein MDDVGWLLVSLVTASFLSLFFSVVSFALATYSSLKLNEAFRVKNREDEFLEFSERAPNYLFVMFSLGIIFNIITILCVDMLFGGISDAMLKSVLVIVISFLILFNFSLAIAYPVSKYVGERMLVRITPLVKTIYIIFWPPVIGVMQVYDLFIKRLSGHIEQSHEEAHEEKQDELLNVVEQSRMDGVVDAEELAMIENVLDLTEATAAEIITPRTELVAIDIESDRDSIVDTVIKAGHSRLPVYKKTIDHIVGLLYAKDLLCEIARGDDNFNIKNIMRKAYFVPESKPLRDLLHDFQDAKQHIAVVLDEYGGTAGIVTIEDILEELVGEIRDEYEKKPPVSFRLSAEDVAEMDGKVYIDDLNADFKIKLPEDEDYETVGGFVFSHLGYIPNSGESFMYGNLKFTVISATERQIKRLRIEKMQITEEEKI, encoded by the coding sequence GTGGACGATGTTGGATGGCTATTAGTTAGCCTTGTTACAGCTTCATTCTTGTCGTTGTTTTTTTCTGTTGTAAGTTTTGCGCTTGCGACATATTCTTCGCTTAAACTTAATGAGGCGTTTCGTGTAAAGAACAGGGAAGATGAGTTTCTGGAGTTTTCCGAGCGGGCACCAAACTACCTCTTTGTAATGTTCTCGCTGGGAATCATCTTTAATATAATTACGATCCTTTGTGTGGATATGCTTTTTGGCGGCATATCCGATGCAATGCTAAAGAGCGTACTTGTAATTGTCATTTCGTTTTTGATTTTGTTTAATTTCTCACTGGCAATAGCCTATCCCGTCAGCAAATACGTCGGCGAGAGGATGCTTGTACGGATAACCCCCCTTGTAAAAACAATTTACATCATCTTCTGGCCTCCTGTTATCGGAGTTATGCAGGTTTATGACCTGTTTATAAAACGGCTCAGCGGCCATATCGAACAGAGCCACGAAGAGGCGCATGAAGAAAAACAGGATGAACTTCTTAATGTGGTTGAGCAAAGCCGGATGGACGGCGTTGTTGACGCCGAGGAGCTGGCGATGATCGAGAATGTGCTTGACCTGACCGAGGCAACCGCCGCCGAGATTATAACCCCCAGAACCGAGCTTGTGGCAATCGATATAGAAAGCGACCGCGACTCTATCGTCGATACCGTTATAAAGGCCGGCCACTCGCGGCTGCCTGTCTATAAAAAGACTATCGACCACATTGTCGGGCTGCTCTACGCCAAGGACCTCCTGTGCGAGATCGCCCGCGGTGATGATAATTTCAATATAAAAAATATCATGCGAAAAGCGTATTTTGTGCCCGAATCAAAACCCCTTCGCGACCTCCTTCACGATTTCCAGGACGCCAAACAGCATATCGCCGTCGTGCTGGATGAATACGGCGGCACAGCGGGTATCGTAACAATTGAAGATATCCTCGAGGAGCTTGTCGGCGAGATTCGCGATGAATACGAGAAAAAGCCGCCGGTAAGTTTCCGCCTCAGCGCAGAGGATGTCGCGGAGATGGATGGCAAGGTATATATAGACGACCTCAACGCCGATTTCAAAATCAAACTGCCCGAGGACGAGGATTATGAGACTGTCGGCGGTTTTGTATTCTCACACCTGGGCTATATACCCAATTCCGGCGAGAGTTTTATGTACGGCAATCTCAAGTTTACGGTAATATCGGCGACTGAGCGGCAGATAAAACGCCTTCGCATTGAAAAAATGCAGATAACAGAAGAAGAGAAGATCTAA
- the recO gene encoding DNA repair protein RecO has protein sequence MQLKDTGLCIRKMDYSETSQILTFFTRGAGVIGGIAKGSRRNKSAFGGAVELFAAGEIIYIPSKSGGLATITDFAPKPLFSTARTSSTGLNGAYFAAEMLAAFISNNDPHPQLFDRVMRFLVNIQQNKTPEAVLRLLIRFQMNLLKDVGLGLDIGRCANCSAAFDKIMQPQSPAAEGQSSNNFTANPSGIYFASDAGGMVCRDCEQAFVNKIPVSRTCFSLLRNESELDTAPLRPLLEAQRLIINHITHIRNKPPRSAAFFLDFKIR, from the coding sequence ATGCAGCTCAAGGATACAGGCCTCTGCATACGCAAGATGGACTACTCCGAGACTTCGCAGATATTAACCTTTTTCACACGCGGCGCAGGTGTTATTGGCGGCATTGCCAAGGGCTCGCGGCGTAATAAATCCGCTTTTGGCGGGGCTGTAGAGCTGTTTGCCGCCGGCGAAATTATTTATATCCCATCAAAAAGCGGCGGGCTGGCGACAATAACCGATTTTGCTCCCAAGCCGCTGTTCAGCACAGCCCGCACCAGCAGCACCGGACTTAACGGGGCGTATTTTGCCGCGGAGATGCTTGCCGCGTTTATCTCGAACAACGACCCTCACCCGCAGCTCTTTGACAGGGTGATGCGCTTTCTGGTCAATATTCAGCAGAACAAAACCCCGGAAGCGGTCCTGCGTCTGCTGATACGGTTTCAGATGAACCTGCTAAAAGATGTAGGGCTGGGCCTGGATATCGGCAGATGCGCGAATTGTTCGGCTGCTTTTGATAAAATTATGCAGCCGCAATCACCAGCCGCTGAAGGCCAAAGTAGTAATAATTTTACGGCGAACCCCTCGGGTATATACTTTGCCAGCGACGCCGGCGGCATGGTATGCAGAGACTGTGAACAGGCGTTTGTAAACAAGATACCGGTTTCCAGGACGTGTTTTTCTCTGCTGCGAAATGAATCAGAGCTTGATACGGCACCGCTGCGGCCGCTGCTTGAGGCTCAGCGGCTGATAATCAACCACATAACCCACATCCGCAACAAGCCGCCCCGCTCCGCCGCGTTTTTCCTTGATTTTAAAATTCGATAA
- a CDS encoding lysylphosphatidylglycerol synthase transmembrane domain-containing protein, with the protein MNKKIKAQVLTILRFAVGIAVIAALLLMTDFERVAELTSQLSLTVILLSLLLYLVQGLFLAARWQVLLRAQDIIIPTSKVFAIEYLGLFYNNILFSSLGGDLLRAWYVTEYSEKKVESVFSIVVDRLAGVAVLIFFCIGGMLLVNREVFELGYSNEKITVSGLQEALSGRTAVFIALALAAALAAAAFFSRGHIKSGLSLIKEYFHRIAAAVKIYANKRAYLCGALFFSAAAQITCITGVYIVGKALGVEAPVKYYYVILPLSWFASSVPVSPGGIGLMEGSVTAMFAALPEVSIEQGLMIAFAQRALLIAGTLPGIFIHIGGFHLPRRA; encoded by the coding sequence ATGAATAAAAAAATCAAGGCGCAAGTGTTGACTATTCTGCGGTTTGCCGTCGGCATAGCCGTTATAGCCGCTCTGTTATTGATGACCGATTTTGAAAGGGTTGCAGAGCTCACATCGCAGCTTAGTCTTACGGTGATTTTACTTTCGCTGCTGCTCTATCTGGTTCAGGGGTTGTTTCTCGCGGCGCGGTGGCAGGTACTTCTGCGTGCGCAGGACATAATAATACCAACGTCTAAAGTATTTGCCATCGAGTATTTAGGACTGTTTTACAACAATATTCTGTTCAGCAGTCTCGGCGGAGACCTCTTGAGGGCGTGGTATGTAACCGAATATTCAGAAAAGAAGGTTGAGTCCGTTTTTTCGATTGTAGTTGACCGTTTGGCAGGCGTGGCTGTGTTGATTTTCTTCTGCATAGGCGGTATGCTGCTGGTAAATCGTGAAGTATTTGAACTGGGCTATTCCAATGAAAAAATTACTGTAAGCGGCTTGCAAGAAGCACTGAGCGGCAGAACGGCTGTTTTTATCGCTCTGGCACTCGCGGCGGCTCTTGCAGCGGCGGCGTTTTTCTCCCGAGGCCACATAAAATCCGGTCTATCGCTTATAAAGGAGTATTTTCACCGGATTGCGGCAGCGGTAAAGATATACGCAAACAAACGAGCCTATCTTTGCGGTGCTCTTTTTTTCTCCGCCGCGGCACAGATAACCTGCATCACGGGGGTTTACATCGTTGGCAAGGCTCTCGGAGTTGAGGCTCCTGTCAAATATTATTATGTGATTCTGCCGCTATCGTGGTTCGCCTCGAGTGTTCCGGTCAGTCCGGGCGGGATCGGCCTGATGGAGGGCAGTGTAACGGCTATGTTCGCGGCACTGCCGGAAGTCTCTATTGAGCAGGGTCTTATGATAGCTTTTGCCCAGCGGGCACTGCTGATCGCCGGCACCCTGCCGGGAATTTTTATCCATATCGGAGGTTTTCACCTTCCCAGGCGAGCGTGA
- the hisI gene encoding phosphoribosyl-AMP cyclohydrolase, translated as MAISNNNTENIENGLDFQPRFNADGLITAISQEADTGEILMVAFMNQQALDETIKTGNAVFYSRSRKKLWRKGEQSGHFQKVLDILVDCDQDCLILKVEVDQGQCHVGYKSCFYRTLDKNDPKKLRFNAEKVYDPKEAYGK; from the coding sequence ATGGCAATATCAAATAATAACACGGAAAATATTGAGAACGGCCTTGATTTTCAGCCGCGATTCAACGCTGACGGCCTGATAACCGCTATCAGCCAGGAAGCCGATACCGGCGAGATTCTCATGGTTGCCTTTATGAACCAACAGGCTCTTGATGAGACGATAAAGACCGGAAATGCGGTGTTTTACAGCAGAAGCCGCAAGAAACTCTGGCGAAAGGGTGAACAGAGCGGCCACTTCCAGAAAGTGCTCGATATACTCGTTGACTGTGACCAGGATTGTTTGATACTCAAAGTCGAGGTTGATCAGGGCCAGTGCCATGTAGGCTACAAATCCTGTTTTTACAGAACTTTGGATAAAAACGACCCCAAGAAGCTCAGATTCAACGCAGAAAAGGTGTACGATCCGAAAGAGGCCTACGGCAAATAA